The proteins below come from a single Gordonia sp. X0973 genomic window:
- a CDS encoding SulP family inorganic anion transporter, translated as MRLLPGLTPANLGRELLGGITLVAIAVPLNIGYANIAGLPAVNGLYALIVPAILYAFIVSSRQVVVSPDAAAAALVASSVGGLVAAGDQEKYLMMAFAQAVICGVILLILGVFHLGFIANFLSEPILLGFVAGLAVDILLSQVAKMLGIKLEGGEFLGKLWDLLTRLGDVKWWSVAISVAALVLLVVPRRFFPQVPWPLLVLIGATVWVVLANFTSAQVDVLGKVEAGLPSLTIPHLSWSEWLALVPSALALAAVTTAEGLLVARSYAEKNGYPDVPDRDLLAFGTANIASGLTGSFSTGSSTSRTAAMDAAGSRTQLPSVVVAVATILLLLFGTGLLEDIPKPAIGAIVAVAVVPLLKPTEFAKLFRLDKYEFCVAAVCFLVTLLVGSIPGILVAAVLAMINVIRRAANPAIDILGMPGADAEADDGDGNARARLGSGGVTAPGVIVIRPAAPLFFANANVVSGAVKDAVENAGEPVRHVVIDAEAVTDVDVTAAEALERMRDWLTERGITLGFSRMRERQLERARHYGLVRDADRVFTSNREAIAELAGSN; from the coding sequence ATGCGCCTGCTCCCCGGTCTGACCCCCGCGAACCTCGGTCGCGAACTGTTGGGCGGGATCACCCTGGTCGCCATCGCGGTTCCGTTGAACATCGGCTACGCGAATATCGCCGGTCTGCCCGCGGTGAACGGGCTCTACGCCCTGATCGTCCCGGCGATCCTGTACGCGTTCATCGTCTCGTCGCGACAGGTGGTGGTGTCTCCCGACGCGGCGGCGGCGGCGTTGGTGGCGTCCTCGGTGGGTGGTCTGGTCGCGGCCGGGGACCAGGAGAAATATCTGATGATGGCCTTCGCGCAGGCCGTCATCTGCGGTGTCATCCTGCTGATCCTCGGCGTCTTCCACCTGGGGTTCATCGCGAACTTCCTCTCCGAGCCGATCCTGCTCGGGTTCGTCGCCGGTCTGGCGGTCGACATCCTGCTCTCGCAGGTCGCGAAGATGCTCGGCATCAAGCTCGAGGGTGGGGAATTCCTGGGCAAACTGTGGGATCTGCTCACCCGGCTGGGCGACGTCAAGTGGTGGTCGGTGGCCATCTCGGTCGCCGCGCTGGTCCTGCTGGTGGTGCCTCGCAGGTTCTTCCCGCAGGTGCCGTGGCCGCTGCTCGTGTTGATCGGCGCGACGGTCTGGGTGGTGCTCGCCAACTTCACGTCGGCACAGGTCGACGTCCTGGGCAAGGTGGAGGCCGGGCTGCCCTCGTTGACCATTCCGCATCTGAGCTGGTCGGAGTGGTTGGCGCTGGTGCCCTCCGCGTTGGCCTTGGCGGCGGTGACGACGGCCGAGGGGCTGCTCGTCGCCCGTTCCTACGCGGAGAAGAACGGCTACCCCGACGTTCCCGACCGCGACCTACTCGCCTTCGGCACCGCCAACATCGCCTCGGGCCTGACCGGGAGCTTCTCCACCGGCTCGTCGACCTCGCGCACCGCCGCGATGGATGCCGCCGGGTCGCGCACCCAGCTGCCGTCGGTGGTGGTGGCCGTGGCGACGATTCTCCTGCTGCTGTTCGGCACCGGGCTGCTCGAAGACATCCCGAAGCCGGCGATCGGCGCCATCGTGGCGGTGGCCGTCGTACCGCTGCTCAAGCCGACGGAGTTCGCGAAGCTGTTCCGCCTCGACAAGTACGAGTTCTGCGTCGCGGCCGTCTGCTTCCTGGTCACCCTGCTCGTCGGATCCATCCCGGGCATCCTCGTCGCCGCGGTGTTGGCGATGATCAACGTGATCCGGCGCGCGGCCAACCCGGCGATCGACATCCTCGGAATGCCCGGTGCGGATGCCGAGGCGGACGACGGGGACGGGAACGCCCGGGCGCGACTCGGCTCGGGCGGGGTGACCGCGCCCGGCGTCATCGTGATCCGACCCGCCGCGCCGCTCTTCTTCGCCAACGCGAACGTGGTCAGCGGGGCCGTCAAAGACGCGGTGGAGAACGCGGGGGAGCCGGTCCGCCATGTCGTCATCGACGCCGAGGCGGTCACCGACGTCGACGTCACCGCCGCCGAGGCATTGGAGCGGATGAGGGATTGGCTGACCGAGCGGGGGATCACCCTGGGCTTCAGCCGGATGCGCGAGCGGCAGCTGGAACGGGCGCGCCACTACGGCCTGGTGCGCGACGCCGACCGGGTCTTCACCAGCAACCGCGAGGCGATCGCCGAACTCGCCGGGTCGAATTAG
- a CDS encoding LuxR C-terminal-related transcriptional regulator encodes MLGIDRDSSGRDVRFAVPEFTDLLRRSRIDQRLTQAVDEHRVTMLSAPSGYGKTVAVAEWVRGYGRPIAWLSLNRYDADPLALSSGLLATLRRTARTMDDADMLAELDVVNGAAIGALHAAVCSAARVADTPIVVVLDDLHFAGTRLTESVVCALVEQGPPNLRLVLVGRDPDQVPLAKRILGGDTVHITSETLLFTPEEIAAVAADFDWADVDLDALVAKTGGWAAAVRLAMLVFTGGRSDTRRKPSARTDDLLLSIIADDVLDTLPPDLAGFVLDTTTVSDLDEHLAVGLSGRPNALELLEQCRRRGLFLERFGDGDLPQYRWHNVFASRCRQLVALRDAAHSRELHRRAAELLAEHNPIRAIEEALVGGDPDLACRILVDSWTLLLAGRADESPDRVLARLPEPYATRPEILAITACAIDMAGRRSEGQALLASAEGDSAANRPSDPADQWRAELTDACARLFLSDERAELIEALGVAHENLAHARTLGPARYAAYQLLLGRSHMILRHDVPEGISLLKSAEWHATETGEKVLARRAAGFLAFSYSWIGDFTQAEAVLARIHDVDGYSDDWSTQIGVPELSAVGWTAYWRGDFDTARRAFGRCLDSRSEAASYRSIAGQYLAIIAAIDGDDRERRDALALVRQIPNTQVRGAPFELYRTVAFAKLAEAEGDFDRAGALVRGIRNDLREAPAAAVVAIDLIRRHVGKHAAAAAVKQMAPMTLSNYVRASLLVTSALIQRADGDYRAAHEVLERALDAAAPERIRRPFLEPDPALVDLLGEHGRWGSNHMAFLADLRVPPRAIDNLTDREQQILGYLRTAMTMTEIAAELSLSVNTIKTHTRSLYRKLGVQNRRDAVASAARKR; translated from the coding sequence GTGCTTGGTATCGACCGGGATTCGAGCGGCCGGGACGTACGATTCGCCGTTCCCGAATTCACCGATCTGCTCCGTCGCAGCCGCATCGACCAGCGGTTGACCCAGGCCGTCGACGAGCATCGGGTGACGATGCTCAGCGCACCGAGCGGCTACGGGAAGACGGTGGCCGTGGCCGAGTGGGTCCGGGGATACGGCAGACCGATCGCCTGGCTCTCGTTGAATCGATACGACGCCGATCCCCTCGCACTGTCGTCGGGGCTGCTCGCCACCCTGCGACGCACGGCCCGGACGATGGACGACGCCGACATGCTCGCCGAGCTGGACGTCGTCAACGGCGCGGCTATCGGCGCCCTGCATGCCGCCGTCTGCTCTGCCGCACGGGTTGCGGACACCCCGATCGTCGTGGTCCTCGACGATCTGCACTTCGCCGGCACCCGCCTGACCGAGAGTGTCGTGTGCGCGCTGGTCGAGCAGGGACCGCCGAATCTGCGTCTGGTCCTCGTGGGCCGCGACCCCGACCAGGTGCCGTTGGCCAAGCGGATCCTCGGCGGGGACACCGTCCACATCACCAGCGAAACCCTCCTGTTCACCCCCGAGGAGATCGCCGCGGTGGCCGCCGACTTCGACTGGGCCGACGTCGACCTCGACGCACTCGTCGCGAAGACGGGCGGCTGGGCCGCGGCCGTACGGCTGGCCATGCTGGTCTTCACCGGTGGCCGCTCGGATACCCGACGCAAACCATCGGCGCGCACCGACGACCTGCTGCTGTCGATCATCGCCGACGACGTGCTGGACACCCTGCCGCCCGATCTCGCCGGATTCGTCCTCGACACCACGACGGTGTCCGACCTCGACGAACATCTCGCCGTCGGACTCAGCGGACGCCCCAATGCCCTGGAGTTGCTGGAACAGTGCCGTCGTCGCGGCCTGTTCCTGGAGCGCTTCGGGGACGGCGACCTGCCGCAGTACCGCTGGCACAACGTCTTTGCCAGCCGATGCCGCCAGTTGGTCGCCTTGCGCGACGCCGCGCACTCGCGGGAACTGCACCGGCGCGCCGCCGAACTCCTCGCCGAACACAACCCGATCCGCGCGATCGAAGAGGCGTTGGTCGGCGGCGACCCGGATCTGGCCTGCCGGATCCTCGTCGACTCCTGGACCCTGCTGCTGGCGGGCCGGGCCGACGAGTCGCCCGACCGCGTCCTGGCCCGGCTGCCCGAGCCGTATGCGACCCGCCCGGAGATCCTCGCCATCACGGCCTGCGCGATCGACATGGCCGGGCGGCGCTCGGAGGGGCAGGCGCTGCTGGCCTCGGCCGAAGGCGACAGCGCGGCCAACCGGCCGTCGGACCCCGCCGACCAGTGGCGCGCCGAACTGACCGATGCCTGCGCACGCCTCTTCCTCAGCGACGAGCGGGCCGAACTCATCGAGGCCCTCGGCGTCGCCCACGAGAACCTCGCGCACGCCCGCACCCTCGGACCGGCGCGCTACGCGGCATACCAACTCCTCCTCGGCCGCTCCCACATGATCCTGCGCCACGACGTGCCGGAGGGAATCTCGTTACTCAAGAGCGCCGAGTGGCACGCCACCGAGACCGGCGAGAAGGTGTTGGCCCGCCGCGCCGCCGGCTTCCTGGCTTTCAGCTACAGCTGGATCGGTGACTTCACGCAGGCGGAGGCGGTGCTCGCCCGTATCCACGACGTCGACGGGTATTCCGACGACTGGTCCACCCAGATCGGGGTTCCCGAACTCAGCGCGGTGGGGTGGACCGCCTACTGGCGGGGCGACTTCGATACCGCGCGGCGGGCGTTCGGGAGATGCTTGGATTCGCGGAGCGAGGCCGCGAGCTACCGCAGCATCGCCGGCCAATACCTCGCCATCATCGCGGCGATAGACGGCGATGACCGCGAACGACGGGATGCGCTCGCGCTCGTCAGGCAGATCCCCAACACCCAGGTGCGCGGCGCGCCGTTCGAGCTCTACCGAACCGTGGCCTTCGCGAAGCTCGCCGAGGCCGAAGGGGACTTCGACCGCGCCGGCGCCCTGGTCCGCGGGATTCGCAACGACCTGCGCGAGGCCCCCGCCGCCGCGGTGGTCGCCATCGACCTGATCCGACGCCACGTCGGCAAACACGCCGCGGCCGCCGCCGTCAAGCAGATGGCGCCGATGACGCTCTCGAACTACGTTCGCGCGTCGCTGCTGGTCACCTCGGCTCTGATCCAGCGCGCGGACGGCGACTACCGGGCGGCACACGAGGTCTTGGAGCGCGCACTCGACGCCGCGGCGCCGGAACGGATCAGACGGCCGTTCCTCGAACCCGATCCGGCTCTCGTCGATCTACTCGGCGAGCACGGCCGGTGGGGATCGAACCATATGGCCTTCCTCGCCGACCTGCGCGTCCCGCCGCGGGCCATCGACAACCTCACCGACCGCGAGCAGCAGATCCTCGGCTACCTGCGCACGGCGATGACGATGACCGAAATCGCCGCGGAGCTCTCGCTCTCGGTCAACACGATCAAGACCCACACGCGTTCGCTCTACCGCAAGCTGGGGGTGCAGAACCGGCGAGACGCCGTCGCCTCCGCGGCTCGCAAGCGGTGA
- a CDS encoding arylsulfatase: MTKPFNGVIRLDVRDSVADWEPYKLKEAPEGAPNVLVILYDDTGLAAWSPYGGRIEMPTMQKLADNGLTYTQWHTAALCSPTRSMFLTGRNHHQNRCASITEGTNGFPGAAGRLPAECATIGQVLQDNGYSTFWVGKNHNVPEEDVCSGGSKSEWPLSKGFDRFYGFIGGETNQWYPDLVEDNRFIEQPYMPEEGYHLSKDLADQAIRMLRDQNSSNPSKPWYMWWCPGANHAPHHSPEEYIEKYKGQFDDGYEAYREWALDNMISKGIVPEGTKLTPINPMPQDQANPADEVRPWDSLNDDEKKLFARMAEVYAGFSEYTDAQAGRIIDYLEKSGQLDNTLVVYAADNGASGEGSPNGSVNENKFFNGYPDALEENMKHLGDLGSTATYNHYPTGWAVAFSTPFQMFKRYSQYSGGTCDPLVISWPKGIKAKGEIRHQYHHATDIVPTILDVVGLEMPDTYRGVKQIPLAGVSMRYSFDKADEPTKKKTQYYAMLGTRGIWQDGWKAAAVHAPLTDKGNFDKDRWELYHIDEDRSESTNLADQHPEKVEELVKVWFDEAEKNNVLPLDDRPAVEMLTVERPQSEPPRTRYVYYPDTSPVPEGVAVNIRGRDYKILADVRVTKDSEGVLFAHGSRFGGHSLFIKDHKLYYAYNFLGIEEQVLESKELPEGDLTLGVEFTREKAGEHGESLGTMTLYVGDEAVDSKPFRVQVGKFTLSGDGLCVGFDSADPVSALYKDKGNYPFTGGELLGVGIDVSEEQYLDLEKEAAVAFALD; the protein is encoded by the coding sequence GTGACCAAGCCGTTCAACGGAGTCATCCGGCTCGACGTCCGCGATTCGGTCGCCGACTGGGAACCGTACAAGCTCAAGGAGGCTCCCGAGGGCGCGCCGAACGTCCTGGTGATCCTCTACGACGACACGGGATTGGCGGCCTGGTCGCCCTACGGTGGCCGGATCGAGATGCCGACCATGCAGAAGCTGGCCGACAACGGGTTGACCTATACGCAGTGGCACACCGCCGCACTGTGTTCGCCCACCCGCTCGATGTTCCTCACCGGGCGCAATCACCACCAGAACCGCTGCGCCTCGATCACCGAGGGCACCAATGGCTTCCCCGGCGCCGCCGGACGGCTGCCTGCCGAGTGCGCGACGATCGGTCAGGTCTTGCAGGACAACGGCTACAGCACGTTCTGGGTGGGCAAGAACCACAACGTGCCCGAAGAGGACGTCTGTTCGGGTGGTTCGAAGAGTGAGTGGCCGCTGAGCAAGGGATTCGACCGCTTCTACGGCTTCATCGGCGGTGAGACCAACCAGTGGTACCCCGACCTGGTGGAGGACAACCGCTTCATCGAGCAACCGTACATGCCAGAAGAGGGCTACCACCTGTCGAAAGACCTTGCCGACCAGGCGATCCGCATGTTGCGCGACCAGAATTCGTCCAACCCGTCCAAGCCCTGGTACATGTGGTGGTGCCCGGGTGCCAACCATGCTCCGCACCACTCCCCCGAGGAGTACATCGAGAAGTACAAGGGCCAGTTCGACGACGGCTACGAGGCCTACCGGGAGTGGGCGCTGGACAACATGATCTCCAAGGGCATCGTCCCCGAGGGCACCAAGTTGACCCCGATCAACCCGATGCCGCAGGACCAGGCCAACCCGGCCGACGAGGTCCGTCCGTGGGATTCGCTCAACGACGACGAGAAGAAGTTGTTCGCCCGCATGGCCGAGGTGTACGCCGGGTTCTCCGAGTACACCGACGCCCAGGCCGGTCGGATCATCGACTACTTGGAGAAGTCGGGTCAGCTCGACAACACGCTGGTCGTCTACGCCGCCGACAACGGCGCATCGGGTGAGGGATCCCCCAACGGATCGGTCAACGAGAACAAGTTCTTCAACGGGTACCCCGACGCGCTCGAAGAGAACATGAAGCACCTGGGCGATCTGGGCAGCACCGCTACCTACAACCACTACCCGACGGGGTGGGCGGTGGCGTTCTCCACGCCGTTCCAGATGTTCAAGCGCTACTCGCAATACTCGGGCGGCACGTGCGACCCGCTGGTCATCAGCTGGCCCAAGGGCATTAAGGCCAAGGGCGAGATCCGGCACCAGTACCACCACGCCACGGACATCGTCCCGACCATCCTCGACGTGGTCGGTTTGGAGATGCCCGACACCTACCGCGGCGTCAAGCAGATCCCCTTGGCCGGTGTGTCGATGCGCTACAGCTTCGACAAGGCCGACGAGCCGACGAAGAAGAAGACTCAGTACTACGCGATGCTCGGCACCCGCGGCATCTGGCAGGACGGCTGGAAGGCCGCGGCGGTACACGCTCCGCTGACCGACAAGGGCAACTTCGACAAGGACCGCTGGGAGCTGTACCACATCGACGAGGACCGATCGGAGTCGACGAACCTCGCCGACCAGCACCCGGAGAAGGTCGAAGAGCTGGTCAAGGTGTGGTTCGACGAGGCGGAGAAGAACAACGTACTGCCGCTCGACGACCGCCCGGCCGTCGAAATGCTCACCGTCGAGCGTCCGCAGTCGGAGCCGCCGCGCACCCGCTACGTCTACTACCCCGACACCTCTCCGGTACCCGAGGGCGTGGCGGTCAACATCCGCGGCCGAGACTACAAGATCCTCGCCGACGTGCGGGTCACCAAGGACTCCGAAGGAGTGCTGTTCGCGCACGGCTCGCGGTTCGGCGGCCACTCGCTGTTCATCAAGGACCACAAGCTGTACTACGCGTACAACTTCCTGGGCATCGAAGAGCAGGTTCTCGAGTCGAAGGAGCTGCCTGAAGGCGACCTGACGCTCGGCGTGGAGTTCACCCGCGAGAAGGCCGGCGAACACGGCGAATCCCTCGGCACCATGACGCTGTACGTCGGCGACGAGGCCGTCGACTCCAAGCCCTTCCGGGTCCAGGTCGGTAAGTTCACCCTCTCCGGCGACGGCCTCTGCGTCGGCTTCGACAGCGCCGACCCGGTGAGCGCCCTCTACAAGGACAAGGGCAACTACCCGTTCACCGGTGGGGAGTTGCTCGGCGTCGGCATCGATGTCTCGGAGGAGCAGTATCTCGATCTGGAGAAGGAAGCCGCGGTGGCCTTTGCGCTCGACTGA
- a CDS encoding RidA family protein: protein MSVRRDQSSALPHQGFPHSATVSAGPLLFTAGIAPIDADGAVTPENDVVGQTKQCLANLESVLAERGAGFTDVAKLTVHVAERMQVDLDVAWGAVVEVFGDGVPPTSVLGVTVLPLDGQLVEIEAVAALAAE from the coding sequence ATGTCGGTACGTCGAGATCAGTCCTCCGCCCTGCCCCATCAGGGCTTCCCGCACAGCGCCACGGTGAGTGCCGGTCCGCTGCTGTTCACGGCCGGGATCGCACCCATCGACGCCGACGGCGCGGTCACCCCGGAGAACGACGTGGTGGGCCAGACGAAGCAGTGCCTGGCGAACCTCGAGTCGGTCCTCGCCGAGCGTGGCGCGGGATTCACCGACGTCGCGAAGCTGACGGTCCACGTCGCGGAGCGGATGCAGGTCGACCTCGACGTCGCCTGGGGTGCGGTCGTCGAGGTCTTCGGCGACGGCGTGCCGCCGACCAGTGTGCTCGGCGTGACGGTGCTGCCGTTGGACGGCCAACTGGTGGAGATCGAGGCGGTGGCGGCGCTCGCCGCTGAGTGA
- a CDS encoding lipase family protein, with translation MTSIAAVVAAAAIGLGAVAAPATAAPHSPPNRTPQVGEVFNGYVVGTFTNGRIGSPQEIFSPLLPNDPFYREPKLTGAEKPGQLLKAKKVGVQFTGFRPGNIDAYKLMYVTTGLHGESTISTGIVMIPRDGKRNDQRKVVGYQMANDSVGAYCHPSTMWTGGDPMDGSSWSALGPLAQMFNRGYAVTISDVGNDGDPRPHGVFAGKYAGNAMSDMLRASLNFKRAGLNPKAPISLFGIAGGGVGAGFAAENAADYAPELDIRSTVLEGMVINQRNFIRTSSGSVGSGFAFATLLGLEPRYPQMRIDDHLTPAGKALADVYRTQCQTPAYFTLPFVPLQTLFKGNQHPADIKAFRKVYDDNLLGRKAPKSRVLIASCVADDSPMSLVPAEDARRLARGYRKGGTKVAYHPTDCSMVKALTDMYGWGTDLFGMQTIDWMDWSLRH, from the coding sequence TTGACCAGCATCGCAGCGGTCGTCGCCGCCGCGGCCATCGGCCTGGGCGCCGTCGCCGCGCCGGCCACCGCCGCCCCGCACTCGCCGCCCAACCGGACCCCGCAAGTCGGCGAGGTGTTCAACGGCTACGTCGTCGGCACCTTCACCAACGGCCGCATCGGCAGCCCGCAGGAGATCTTCTCGCCGCTGTTGCCGAACGACCCGTTCTACCGGGAGCCCAAGCTCACCGGCGCCGAGAAGCCGGGCCAGTTGCTCAAGGCGAAGAAGGTCGGGGTGCAGTTCACCGGCTTCCGCCCGGGCAACATCGATGCGTACAAACTGATGTACGTCACGACCGGCCTGCACGGCGAGTCCACCATCAGCACCGGCATCGTCATGATCCCGCGCGACGGCAAGCGCAACGACCAGCGCAAGGTCGTCGGCTACCAGATGGCCAACGACAGCGTCGGCGCCTACTGCCACCCGTCGACGATGTGGACCGGCGGCGACCCGATGGACGGCTCGTCATGGTCGGCCCTCGGCCCGCTCGCGCAGATGTTCAACCGTGGCTACGCGGTGACCATCAGCGACGTCGGCAACGACGGTGATCCGCGTCCGCACGGCGTCTTCGCCGGTAAGTACGCGGGCAACGCGATGTCGGACATGCTGCGCGCCTCGCTGAACTTCAAGCGCGCCGGACTCAACCCGAAGGCGCCGATCAGCCTGTTCGGCATCGCCGGCGGCGGCGTCGGGGCGGGGTTCGCGGCGGAGAACGCGGCCGACTACGCACCCGAACTGGACATTCGTTCGACGGTGCTCGAAGGCATGGTTATCAACCAGCGCAACTTCATCCGCACCTCCAGCGGATCGGTCGGCTCCGGCTTCGCCTTCGCGACGCTGCTCGGCCTCGAACCGCGCTACCCGCAGATGCGGATCGACGACCACCTCACCCCGGCGGGCAAGGCCCTCGCCGACGTCTACCGCACCCAGTGCCAGACGCCGGCCTACTTCACCCTGCCGTTCGTGCCGCTGCAGACCCTGTTCAAGGGCAACCAGCACCCGGCCGACATCAAGGCCTTCCGGAAGGTCTACGACGACAACCTCTTGGGCCGCAAGGCGCCCAAGTCGCGGGTGCTGATCGCCTCCTGCGTCGCCGACGATTCGCCGATGTCGCTGGTTCCGGCCGAGGACGCCCGTCGCCTCGCGCGCGGCTATCGCAAGGGCGGCACGAAGGTCGCCTACCACCCGACCGACTGCAGCATGGTCAAGGCGCTCACCGACATGTACGGCTGGGGCACCGACCTGTTCGGTATGCAGACCATCGACTGGATGGACTGGTCGCTGCGCCACTGA
- a CDS encoding winged helix DNA-binding domain-containing protein, with protein MPARPRITDAQRRARQWHRQHLGDTRADVPGGVAEVADAVLALHATTASTVYLSTWARAPQLTIADVDAALYEQRSVVKHLGMRRTLFVTSHPVLDEVLGAVSERVAASERTNMLRDLRRSPDIADPDAWLDEACAAALAEIERHGPQSTAQVRAAVPILDRAVMVAPDSSWGGPVQMGSRVLNHLAAAGRIVRGPDDGPWYTSRIAWEPMARWLGREPEPMSVDDGHAALVERWLRAYGPGTETDIVWWLGSTKSAVRRALARIGAVEVDLDDGTVGYLLPDDVEADDPEPDDSVALLPELDPTTMGHKQRGFYLGDNERLLFDRNGNGGTTAWWAGRVVGGWRPGPDGIELVLCETVPARVERALVERGEQLTDWCAPGGVPRGLYLGPLQKDADRAG; from the coding sequence GTGCCAGCCCGACCCCGGATCACCGATGCGCAGCGCCGTGCCAGGCAGTGGCACCGTCAACACCTGGGTGACACCCGCGCGGATGTGCCGGGCGGGGTCGCCGAGGTGGCCGATGCGGTGCTCGCCCTGCACGCGACCACCGCGTCGACGGTCTATCTGTCGACGTGGGCGCGGGCCCCGCAGCTGACGATCGCCGATGTCGACGCCGCGCTGTACGAGCAGCGCAGCGTCGTCAAACACCTCGGTATGCGGCGCACGCTGTTCGTGACCAGCCACCCCGTACTCGACGAGGTGTTGGGCGCGGTCAGCGAGCGCGTCGCCGCGTCGGAGCGCACCAATATGCTGCGCGACCTGCGGCGCAGCCCCGACATCGCCGACCCGGACGCCTGGCTGGACGAGGCCTGCGCGGCGGCGCTCGCCGAGATCGAAAGGCATGGCCCGCAGTCCACGGCGCAGGTGCGCGCCGCGGTGCCGATCCTCGACCGGGCCGTCATGGTCGCCCCGGACAGCTCGTGGGGTGGGCCGGTGCAGATGGGCTCGCGCGTCCTCAACCACCTCGCCGCCGCCGGTCGGATCGTCCGGGGCCCCGACGACGGGCCCTGGTACACCTCGCGCATCGCCTGGGAGCCGATGGCACGGTGGTTGGGGCGCGAGCCCGAACCGATGTCCGTCGACGATGGGCATGCCGCGCTCGTCGAGCGCTGGCTCCGGGCCTACGGTCCCGGTACCGAGACCGACATCGTGTGGTGGCTCGGGTCGACCAAGAGCGCGGTGCGCCGGGCTCTGGCGCGGATCGGCGCGGTCGAGGTGGACCTGGACGACGGGACCGTGGGCTATCTGCTGCCCGACGACGTCGAGGCCGACGATCCCGAGCCCGACGATTCGGTGGCGCTGCTGCCCGAACTCGACCCCACCACGATGGGGCACAAGCAGCGCGGCTTCTATCTCGGCGACAATGAACGCCTGCTGTTCGACCGCAACGGCAACGGTGGGACCACCGCGTGGTGGGCCGGGCGCGTCGTCGGCGGCTGGCGGCCGGGACCCGACGGCATCGAACTGGTGCTGTGCGAGACCGTGCCGGCCCGCGTCGAGCGCGCGTTGGTCGAGCGGGGCGAGCAACTGACCGACTGGTGCGCACCGGGCGGGGTGCCGCGCGGCCTCTATCTCGGGCCGCTGCAGAAGGACGCCGATCGCGCCGGATAG
- a CDS encoding alpha/beta fold hydrolase has translation MTLVVPTALGDVAVHLHGRDPSTAPGLLLLHANPGDARDFDQVVPDLSRDHAVAVLDWPGFGESTVGDPHAVTAVGLVDVAEQVLDELASRGFDRLAVIGNSVGGFVAMRLAERRREVAAVVLVNPAGFAPPNPPMRAFCSVMAKPSFARRAVRPLARLYLGKRSADGVRAAYLRVRELRADQRRLAVYCSLWQSFADPRVYLGSARVATDVPVQVLWGMRDVINPYPLNKRALSVALPDAAVVRLPAAHEVFAERPELFLARVRPFLAALTGV, from the coding sequence ATGACTCTCGTGGTTCCCACCGCGCTCGGCGACGTCGCGGTCCACCTGCACGGCCGCGATCCGTCTACCGCGCCGGGGCTGTTGCTGCTGCACGCCAACCCCGGCGACGCCCGCGACTTCGACCAGGTGGTGCCGGACCTGTCCCGCGACCACGCGGTGGCCGTGCTCGACTGGCCCGGATTCGGCGAGTCGACGGTCGGCGATCCGCATGCCGTGACCGCGGTCGGCCTGGTCGACGTGGCGGAACAGGTCCTCGACGAGCTGGCGTCGCGGGGATTCGACCGGCTCGCCGTCATCGGCAACAGCGTCGGCGGATTCGTCGCGATGCGTCTGGCGGAGCGTCGTCGCGAGGTCGCCGCGGTCGTGCTGGTGAATCCGGCGGGATTCGCGCCGCCGAACCCGCCGATGCGCGCCTTCTGCTCGGTGATGGCGAAGCCGTCCTTCGCTCGCCGTGCCGTGCGGCCCCTCGCCCGTCTCTACCTGGGAAAACGCTCGGCCGACGGCGTGCGGGCGGCCTATCTGCGCGTCCGCGAACTGCGCGCCGACCAGCGCCGGCTGGCGGTGTACTGCTCGCTCTGGCAGAGCTTCGCCGATCCGCGGGTGTATCTGGGTTCGGCCCGCGTCGCCACCGATGTGCCGGTCCAGGTCCTCTGGGGGATGCGCGACGTGATCAATCCGTACCCGCTCAACAAACGGGCGTTGTCGGTGGCGCTCCCCGACGCGGCAGTGGTCCGGCTCCCGGCGGCGCACGAGGTGTTCGCCGAGCGGCCGGAGCTGTTTCTCGCCCGAGTCCGCCCGTTCCTGGCCGCGCTCACAGGTGTCTGA